One genomic window of Nisaea sp. includes the following:
- the metK gene encoding methionine adenosyltransferase — protein sequence MTQSDYEFTSESVSEGHPDKVCDRISDTVVDMFLAADPMSRVACETLATTDKVVLAGEVRGPASVTKDAIIESTREAIKDIGYDQEGFSWKTADIEVLLHEQSTDIAAGVDATGNKDEGAGDQGIMFGFACRETEPLMPAPIHFSHQILKSMADARKSGADKGFGPDSKSQVTLQYSNGKPVRATSVVVSTQHDEDLEQDEIREMVRRHVEKVLPEGWMCPEDHFYVNPTGRFVIGGPVGDAGLTGRKIIVDTYGGAAPHGGGAFSGKDPTKVDRSAAYAARWVAKNVVAAGLADRCTIQVSYAIGISHPLSVYFNTYGTGQVDEAKLASVVREMVDLSPRGIRERLALSNPIYRPTSAYGHFGREDGGKGYFTWEKLDLVDELKSAFA from the coding sequence TTGACTCAATCCGACTACGAATTCACCAGCGAATCCGTCTCCGAAGGTCATCCAGACAAAGTCTGTGACCGGATTTCCGACACGGTCGTTGATATGTTCCTGGCTGCCGATCCGATGAGCAGGGTTGCCTGCGAGACTCTGGCGACGACCGATAAAGTCGTTCTTGCCGGTGAAGTTCGCGGGCCCGCATCCGTAACGAAGGATGCGATCATCGAGTCCACCCGCGAAGCGATCAAGGATATCGGCTACGACCAGGAAGGCTTCAGTTGGAAGACCGCCGATATCGAGGTTCTCCTGCACGAGCAGTCGACCGATATTGCTGCCGGTGTTGACGCGACCGGAAACAAGGATGAGGGCGCGGGCGACCAGGGCATCATGTTCGGCTTCGCTTGCCGCGAAACCGAGCCACTTATGCCGGCGCCGATCCATTTTTCGCATCAGATCCTGAAATCCATGGCCGACGCACGCAAGTCCGGCGCGGACAAGGGTTTTGGCCCTGACTCCAAGAGCCAGGTGACCTTGCAGTATTCAAACGGGAAGCCGGTTCGGGCGACCTCCGTCGTGGTCTCGACGCAGCATGACGAAGACCTCGAGCAGGATGAGATCCGCGAGATGGTCCGCCGTCACGTGGAAAAGGTCCTGCCGGAAGGCTGGATGTGCCCGGAAGACCATTTCTACGTCAATCCGACAGGCCGGTTCGTGATCGGTGGTCCGGTCGGCGATGCCGGTCTTACCGGCCGGAAGATCATTGTCGACACCTATGGCGGCGCGGCTCCCCATGGAGGCGGCGCCTTTTCCGGCAAGGACCCGACCAAGGTTGACCGTTCGGCTGCCTACGCAGCCCGCTGGGTAGCGAAGAATGTTGTCGCGGCCGGTCTTGCCGACCGCTGCACCATTCAGGTCTCCTACGCGATCGGCATCTCTCATCCGCTGTCGGTGTATTTCAACACTTACGGTACCGGCCAGGTCGACGAAGCGAAGCTTGCCTCCGTTGTCCGGGAGATGGTTGATCTGTCGCCCCGGGGCATCCGTGAGCGGCTGGCGCTGAGCAATCCGATCTATCGCCCGACCTCGGCCTATGGCCATTTCGGTCGCGAGGACGGTGGCAAGGGTTACTTCACCTGGGAGAAACTTGACTTGGTGGATGAACTCAAGAGCGCGTTCGCCTGA